GAAAGCAGTGGAATCCAATGAAACCTTGTGTCTCACAGACTCTTTCAAAGATCTAAGAAAGGACCATGTTACAAGAGGGCATGATGAAGATCAAACTGAGGCAGTCAAAGAAATAATAGTGGCACAGTGTGACATGGTTTCTTGCATGGAAACTCACAAGGAATTAATAACCGAACCAACAAAGGATGAACAAGATGAAGAACAATCCTTGGAAACgtataaaacaggaaaagtggaATGTATAACAACTCCTCCAGAGGCTCCTGTCAGTACATCTGACCGTACTAACACCTCCAACAGAACAGAGAGAACTGGTGTTCTTGACGAAAAGTGTACTGACAGTGTAGATAATGCTGTAATGGTTTCTAATAGTGATTCAGAAAGTATTGATCTTGCAGAAAATACAGCTTCATCAGTTGATGGGATTATACCTGAATCCACAGCTAATGAACAAGAATACAGCCCCGAAAATAAGGGTAAGGAAACCCCTGGAGCTGAATCACATGGTCCAGGCAACAGTGATGTTGCTGCTGACCTATCAGAATCCACAAATGATCCTGAGAGACAACACTTCCCACCAGTCTTGCCACCAAATGCTGATGACTTAACTGACCATCTGGAAGTTGGGCCTCTTTCTGAGCCACTATCAGATCCAAAAACACTTAGTGATGATACTCCCATCTTGGTTCTTGACAAAGATCCTGAGGAGGCAACTGAGACCATTAAAAATGAAGAGCAGTATGGAATAGAGAGTGAACAAGAAGACTTTTCTTCCACTGTCGATTCTGTGAGTCATAATAGTGATAATTCAGAGCTCAAACCAGATGAGACACAGAAGGAGGAGCTGAACAGAGACTTGAGGGAACCTGAAGATGCTGCAGTGTCAGACAGTTCCTTTCATGATGAGAAAGGTGTCAGTTGTGATAGTGCGTCATTAACTAAGAACCCTGATGCATTTGACACCGAAAAGTGTCTGTTGAAGACTGAAGGTCAGAATGAAAATGCAGTTGCTGTAGACAGCCAGATATTGGATGGTAAGGAACAGGCAGCTGATAACCCTGATGCATTTGACACTGAAAACAGTCTGTTGCAGACTGAAGGTCAGGATGTAAGTGTAGATGCTGGAGACAGCCAGATATTAGAGGGTGAGGAACAGGGAGCTGAGAACCCTGATGTATTTGACACTGAGAAAAGTCTGTTGCAGACTGAAGGTCAGGATGTAAGTGTAGATGCTGGAGACAGCCAGATATTAGAGGGTGAAGAACAGGGAGCTAAGAACCCTGATGTATTTGACACTGAGAAAAGTCTGTTGCAGACTGAAGGTCAGGATGTAAGTGTAGATGCTGGAGACAGCCAGATATTAGAGGGTGAAGAACAGGGAGCTGATAACCCTGATGTATTTGACACTGAGAAAAGTCTGTCGCAGACTGAAGGTCAGAATGAAAATGCAGTTGCTGTAGACAGCCAGATATTGGATGGTAAGGAACAGGCAGCTGATAACCCTGATGCATTTGACACTGAAAATAGTCTGTTGAAGATTGAAAGTCAGGATGTAAGTGTAGATGCTGGAGACGGCCAGATATTAGAGGGTGAAGAACAGGAAGCTGATAACCCTGATGTATTTGACACTGAGAAAAGTCTGTTGCAGACTGAAGGTCAGAATGAAAATGCAGTTGCTGTAGACAGCCAGATATTGGATGGTAAGGAACAGGCAGCTGATAACCCTGATGCATTTGACACTGAAAAGAGTCTGTTGAAGATTGAAGGTCAGGATGTAAGTGTAGATGCTGGAGACAGCCAGATATTAGAGGGTGAAGAACAGGCAGCTGATAACCCTGATGCATTTGACACTGAAAAGAGTCTGTTGAAGATTGAAGGTCAGGATGTAAGTGTAGATGCTGGAGACAGCCAGATATTAGAGGGTGAAGAACAGGGAGCTAAGAACCCTGATGTATTTGACACTGAGAAAAGTCTGTTGCAGACTGAAGGTCAGGATGTAAGTGTAGATGCTGGAGAGAGTCAGATATTAGAGGGTGAAGAACAGGTAGCTAAGAATCCTGACACATTTGACACTGAAAAGAGTCTGTTGGAGGCTGAAGGGCAGAATGTAAGTGTGGAAGCTGGCGACAACCAGATATTAGAGGGTGAGGAACAGGGAGCTGAGAACCCTGCCGCATTTGACAATGAAAAGAGTCCGTTGAAGACTGAGGGTCAGGATGAAAAAAATGGCCAGGTATCAGAGGGTGACGAAAAGGCAGATGAATCAAATTCTGTTTCTGCTGTGGAAACAGATGAGATCAATAGCACTGATGTGTTGAGTACACCTGACACTCCGGAAGaagctgcagagcttggttccTGTTTGGAGCAAAACCCCAGCACTGGAGACAAAGGTGTTGCAGAAGATCCTAATTATAAAATGGGTCCAAACGATCAGGAAAGTGAGACAGGTCTTTGTCCTGTGACTGAGCAACTGCATGAATTCAGCAAAGATGAATGCAAGGATGACTCATCTCAACCGATCCAGCAGGGCAAcgaggatgaagatgaggaagGGCAATCTTTTGATTTCGATGACATCGATATTGAGGCAGCTGTAGAAAAAAGTATCTCTGAAAACCAAGAAGAGGACATGGTTGAGGAGGGAGTCGAAGCAATGTCAGATGGAAGCAGTAATGGTTGTCCAGAGCTGTGTCAaagcaaaagtaaaacaaatgaaagtacAAAAAGTGAAGAAACTGGAGGCAATAATGAGAAGTCTAAGGTAGATGAGTGTAACCAGGTATATTCACTAAATACAGAGTCTGATACAACTCCTCAGGACACCCAGAACTCTTTGACTCATGAGGGAGCCACTTCAGATGGGGACAGGCACATGATTAAAGAagaaactgttttaaatgttggaaAGTTGGATATTGTTGAGAACATTAACCAGGCAACATCTTTACCAGTAGAGGAAGGGGTAGATGCAATTAAGCATGAAATGCAGGGTGATGATGTGGTTTTACCAAAGAGTGCAGACCAAGTGGTCAGTAAGAAAGATCCACAGCATTCTGGAAAAGACATGAAGAAGAATAGCAAGAAAGGCAAAGGCAAAAGCAAAGAGGACTGTAAGATGTCCTAGTTAAGAAATTGTATATACTAATGGTATAGATCATTATGATGCTCCTTTACTAGTCTTTGCATtgctggtaaaaaaataaatatctaaaaatCAATCATTCCCAAGTGATAATTGGTGTaagtttgtgtatttaaaaaaaatctaattgaaAATTCAAGttgtatgtggaaaaaaaaaaaaaatagtgaaatGATAGAGATGTAAATGGCAAAGCTATGGTAGATTCTAAAAGTGGACATTCCTGTAATATGTGCTGAATATtgatacacatttaaaatactgCTTGTGTTGTATCGTGGATGAAACTGCAATAGTTTCACAGACCATTTGTTCTGCTTCATGTAATCCTTATCTCCTCAATGTATCTATCACACAGGTGTACAATCCAATCATATTAGCTGAATGAAAGGAGCTATATGTTACCTAATGTTTGCATTAACTGCAGATAAAGTGACAGCTCAGGTTGTTGTAATTGTGATTGTATTACATAGTGACTGTGGTCTGTGCACCCCCTGCACGCCAGGAGAAACAGATTTTAGGCACTTATCAATACCTTATAAAATCCTCACCATCATAAATGAAGATTATGTTTAATGCCTAATTTAGTGATTAAACTGATACTTTGTGCCACTTTGTAAACCGCTTTtcactcacaccaaagtccataaagaagaCCAGCTGAGGGGGCGTGGCTGCCTGTCTCACACAGGTTCTGGACCCAGAGGGTGCACACAGTGCAGTCATCTGTATGTAATTCTGTCAATATAAATTGCTGCAAGTTCAGCATCAAATGCATTCTGTTTTCAGTGGTGGAATGATTACTTCTGTTtaagttagcatgctaactagCGGGACGATATCTTCCCTCGCTCAGTTACAATCACCATCACCTGCAAGACACTGTGTTCTCTGGCAGAGAAAATTGCATATAGCAGTTTCAGGGTTGTAGCAAACTGGATTTTTCTTGTTCTAGCCGTGATGTAATGAaggttaaaatgaaaatacaatggTAATCACGGcctgttttaattaaataaagtaATTCCTGAAGCTCTGAATTCTAAGGCATGTTGATGTATATTGATTAATGTGTAACACTGCACTCTCACGTACTCTGTGGAAGTTTCACTTTGAAACACTTGGATCCACTGCATTGTCCACCTGTTGTTAAGCTTTGTTTGAGCTGCATGCACTGgaagttgagaaatgttcaactGTCCCAATGGCAGCAGCACTAACAGCAACCAATCAAATCAAGTTATGCAAATATTATTATGTTTCTGCTCAAACAGTATACCGTCCAAAATGAGCTACTGGACATGGCCTTTCTCCCCATTTCCAATGCTTTTGACAGACAGTGTACTCAACAGTGCTGGATATCACATTGCCATTATTTAAGCAGCAATAACATTATTTTACGAATTTGGCCATGACAGACACCTCCAGTACCAGACATCAAAAACCTCCACTGTTAAGCATCAAAGTGATGCATACTTGGGAGTGCTCTGtaataaatgcatgttttcattttgtggcACTTAATGGAGAAGATGAATGTTGTGCCTGAACAatcaaatgcaaataaatatcCTGCTGATACAATTTTGAAATGTCATGTTAATTATATGACtgtctgttttttaatgatACAACACCATGTTTTTCTCTCACCATATTAGAACTTGAATTTCATTTATACTCTAGTGTCAATGTAGTTCCACCAGCTGTGTGCTCCTCAATTGACCCTCCTTTCCACAGTCTGtgcatgctaacatgctaacactcacacaccatcAACCCCCCCATGGATTCCTGCACTGTTGCATGCATCAGCCTTCCACCTTGAcccagcccacacacacacacacccatcccGCCTCCTTGGTTCCTCCCACTCCTGGTATGttgacttatttttttctttttaacgaTGGACTGAAGCAGTTGTGATAATTTGTTGctgaaaacactgatgttttaaTTACCATGAAGCCAAATAATAAGCCTTTTCTGAGACATGAGTTATTTTCTcatatgggttttttttcttatagaGATCCGCCTGAGGAAACTGGTGGATGAGCGGGAGAAAATGATTGAGCAGGTGAGTCAGTGACAGAGATGTGGTTGTTATTTACTGGTGTCCCCACTGAGTGACATGTTATGTTTCAACAGTGTATGTAGACACTAGTCTAGAATACACTGCAATTACTTATCACACACTTTATGTGTATACATTGTAaggctgattttatttttcctccatttaAATTGGATCAAATGctaaatgtattattcattatttattattttcacaacTTAAACTGCAGGAAATGGTGAAAGATGTTGATATTTCCTcatcaaaaatacaatattctCAAAAGCttaatccacaaaccaaagatattccaTTTTCcaacataaagaaataaactaAACGGAACCTATTTACATTTAGAGGTCCGAGGGTTTATCGGCAGAAATTTAATATAGTGCCCACtgcccataagtatgtttgtattttttatattaactgtatatttgcttcaaaataaaaaactttgGTTTTCTTAGCCTTAGAATATGTCTTTTATGTGTACATTAGGTAAGCACCTTGCTGCAGACCAACCAGCCAGAGTGTTTTCAAATTCTGAAGCAGAAGAGTACTATACATAAAAGATGCATTAACCAACTGAAACTGATTGATCTATTATCATAATGGTTGACATTTAATTAAGTAACTGATAAGTAATTTGATAGTAATTTATTAATTGTTTTGCAGCCCCAGTAGAACCCAATTGcattcatcacatttgtttgtgttttggtcgTCCGTCCATCCGTCCTCATCGACATCTTGATTTGTTGGAATTTGGAACAAACATACTTGATAATAAATGGAATTGGTTTAGGtgccgtttttttttattattattattattattattattgtcaaaaTGATATCTCAGGAACAACAATTTCaaaggttattattattgtgaggTTATGATGCCTCACAAAACATGTATTTTGCCCTCTGGCCATTAAATATCCTTGAAATCAACTTCTATCTTACATTAGTGGTAAACACTGTAGATTGTAAGTGTGGAGGCAAATAACTGCTGTCTGGTGATTGTTGTGGAGTCATTTTATTGGTTCACAATACATATGTGTTAAATATTCCACTTTTTGACAATGATCTTACAGCCCAGCACATCAAAGTATTTAAAAcaccagttttttttatttttggttcttCTGTCACAGTGATAATGACACCAACATGTGACGTGTGTTAGACTGTGCACTGCATCCTGTGACGTGTTCTAACTGTATGAACAGGTGAAGAAACTAAAGGCTCAGCTGGAACAGAAATCCCAGAAGAATGGCTCGGACAGTAACTCAAGCCCAGACGGTGAGATTTTTGAAAATGGCAATGATCCCAACATAATGGAATTACAGAGTAAGTGCATGTTGATCATTCTCAAGAGCAGTCCTGTGTGCTACCTCCTTAAACTCATCAACGTTTTCTTAATCTGTCCAGGAGATTCCAGCAGGCAAATGAGTGATTTGAAGTTCAAGCTTGTGAAGGCTGAACAAGAAGTTACTGCTTTAGAGCAAAATGTAAGCAGAGAAGAATTGTGACAGCGCTGAAAACATAACATTGTTCCcagtctgtttttattcaatgatTTCATTTGTTCCAGGTGACCAGACTGGAGGGTCAGGTGACTCGCTACAAGACGGCATCAGAGAACTCCGAGAAAGTGGAGGATGAGCTGAAAGCAGACAAACGGAAACTGCAACGAGAGGTAGAGCATCATTTCCGTTTACTGCAGAAATAAGTCAAGCCAATTTTCAGCCAAACGGCCAACTCACACATGCCTGATGAAGGTGTCAACTGATATGtctttcattcactttgaatggtaAGCATTGCAGAACTGCAGATATCACAATCACTGCAGCAATTTAGCAACCCTTGCTATATAGTCGGCCATGGCAGACCCAGGTTTGCTAGTCATGCTCAGTTGACCTTAAACAACACATGATCAGTTGTCGCCAAATGTGAAATACTGGATATTTGATCAGAGTCTGTTACCACTTCAGCTacaccagccaatcagagactaGGACAGGGTGATGATAGATGGAACCTGAACAGGAAAACAGTGTTTcatcagagagaagaaaaaacaaaaaaaaacatcacaaatgtgaCGGATAACAGACATATGTGTGTTTCCGAGACGAGACATGCTAGTCTGGGCTCCTCACTCATGTAGTCTGAACAACAATCTTATGCTTTGAAAGTTGCATTGTGTGAACTTGgctttttcaggtttcttttaaataaacgtCGTTTCACTCTCACCATCTCATCCAACAGCTGCGGTCGGCGCTGGACAAGGTCGACGAACTCGAGTCGAACAACAGCCATCTTTCTAAAAGACTGGAGAAGATGAAGTCTAGTCGTGGTATGGCACAGACTCCGTAgcaccaaccccccccccccccccccccacatgtcAAAGCTGGCTGATCACATGGAAACAAAACCTCCTGCACTCTGTCTTTCATCTGCCTGATAGTtgaaaaaaatggacaaaaaaaatttCAAAAAGTTACTTATTGCATTCAAAGAATAGAGAACTCCATCGAGTCATGTGCcatttctttgtctgttttctgtccGATGAGAATATTTCAGATTTGTGCACACACCCAGGAAGTACATGAGGTAGGACAGCAGATGCTTGTGTACCTCACAACATTGGTTGATCCTCtgcactgctttttttttgggatgGTGGGGATAGGGGTGGGGGGTTGGACTAAAGAGACACAATGttgcactgccctctactgCTGTTCATCAACATATTTACTTGCCTTGCTTacgaggagaaggagaagagacaTATCCCAGGGCAGTGGACAGAGACACTGATTTTACTTTCAGGGGCGTGAGTGCTCTGTATGGGTTGTGAATGAAAGAGCAAAACTCAGTGTATTTTCCCTTTCTGACTTTTGCAATCCGAAGccaaactatttttaaaaatgtaaatgttggaTAGTCAGTTCAGGTTTGTATGTTTGAAAACTGAATTGGACAAAAGGACTTGGTTCAGCTCATAAGACGCAATAAAATCATCACAGCTAATAAGTCACCAGCTGTGAGCTGTGCTAGTTCAACAGCAGCCTGACACAGGTTTATGGAATGTTACACAGCTTGACTCAGTGTGGACCTCATCTTCTTATAGTGTGTTCTATTTGCCTCAGAGGTTGTTGTCCTTGGTGTTTTGTGGCAGTTGGCATTTATAATGTTACATTACTGCCTTCGTCGTAACTGAGGATGACGTCACACCTGAGTTAAAGTACGTCCCACCTTCCACAGAGAAAGGCTGATCAGGTTGTTTGGAGGTTCTAGGGGTAGGCGATATGAAGATATTAGATCATTAAGAATTAGAACGCAGTGACGATCTGCCAAAGCAGAGAGATAGTAGCATCGTCTATAGGGCACATTCTATCATTGCTGTTCTATGCTCTTGCACAGACACATCTgggtttttctctcctctgattTATGCCCACTCAAGAGATACAGCGATCGACCAATCATACCGAACTACAGGCGTGAATTTCTCATCCCCCACCCTTGTTTGATACCGGccacatccacacagaaatggaaCCAAATGTAAACCATCTTTTTGGCATCATTTTAGGAAATATCTCGTAATATCATTCTGCTGCACGAGTGAGCTTCATCTAGCTGTATTTACTGCCGGCGGAGAGCTGGTCTGACTGTAGACAGAGAggagcaagaaaaaaacaacaatttaagaACATACACTCAGCTTGATCAGGAAGAGTCTCTGGACTTCTAGCTCTTCCAACAATAATATAACATATCACATTAGTGCCTTCTTTGTTTCATCCTTCATGACACTCAACtgacactccacacacacacacacacacacacacacacacacacacacacacacacacacagagttcctAAAGGCACCGCAGCACTCTCACAACAtttgtaaatgtgtcatttactcattaaattaaaataaaaatagattttgaGTGAATTAAAACAGTCTGAGAATGAGTGTTATAAAGTGCACAGACTGTTTCAAATCTGTTCAGAAATGCtctgttatatatatttttttcttgtcaggCTGTTTTTACATAGGAGAATAGTTTGGTTGCAATTGTTCAGTAACTTGCAAAAccaaaaaataatgtaaaaaaataaaatcatgaaaacagcAAATAGCACAGTACTAGTACTTGGACTATAACGGTATACAAAAGAAAATACCCCTTTGATTCGGGCCATGAGCCAGATGAGTTGATAAATTGGAATTACAACTTCAGGGGGCGCTACAATCAAAGCTTTCAACTCCCTGGGTAATTACGACCTCCGAGTACAACTGGAACACACTATTGTATAGTAACATCTCTGCTGGTTTCTGCTTCACTGGTTGACTCTCATGCACATAACGAGGACTCAAAGCCGTGTTAGACTGAAGACACTGAAGATGCTGCTCCACTgtttacaaacatgtttgtaagGAAACTAAGAAATGTAATCTGTGtgcaataaaatgtcaaaccCTTTAGATGCATGTGGGCAGTTAAGGCCTGGACTCATTCATCTTTGGACACATTGATGACTTGATGTATGGTTTCCACCCCTTTCCCTCCATGTTAATTAGTCTAAATGTTTTCAGCTGTGTTCCCAATCAAGGTCTAACCTGAAATTGAGTTTTGGACCATAGACCACACAGTCCGACACTGTAGATGTTCAGCCCATCAAGAGCCGCACATGTACACTTCAGAATGTAGGATCTGTCGGTCCAAAAGTaacatttttaaagctgcagtaggcaggaacAAGTTTGTCAAGTTTCATCTGCAGATTGttagaaaaaaagcagatttcCTATGCAACAAATAGCCTGAGGAAACACTATGCTGAtgtcaaaatgtttaattatgcaAACTAATTTTGAGTCTAATTTTTTCAGGTAGTTCACTGTAGTAGATGTGGTAGAACATGCCTGCTCTCACACACTGATTGGTCCTGTGGGACAGAAAAACGCTGTGAACTTGATTTGCAATATACTGAATGTTTATTGTCGAATTATGGATCAATAACCCACCCACTgtactaaatataaatataaagaaataggTTTGCATTCTCATGTCTTGTTGCGACTTAACAGCCGTTTAACGTCGCTTGAGAGGAGATGGGTCCTGTTTGTTCGCCGCTGGTACAGAGGAGCACGCTGAGTCTGGGTAAGCAAGTTTCAGGATGTTTAATAAACACAACAGCTACTACAGCGGTTATTTCGAAATGCACACCCAGGTAAGATGTAGTACGTGCACTGTTTGCGTATGTGTATCATAGCTGAACATAAAGCGGTCAACAAAAATTACGGCTACCTGACTCTCCTCTCTCCACCCAGTGCAGGTGATTCAGCCCCTAATTATAACCTGCTACTGTGCCCACATGACCCAAACCCCACATCACCGTGGCAACCATACCAAGCAAATCAAAGCCCAAATAATCCCCCGCAAACAATGTGTGGCTCCTACATGtcttgacatgtttttaatatttgccTGTGGTGTTATTTCAGTCTTTACAATACTgagtaaaataacatttgttgaaaaaaaagttCTATACAGGACAGTTTCCTAAACATAAGGCAAAATGTCActtaataaatatatttttttcctcagtctACATTTCTCTACAGACACTCATCCAGGTTTGGTGAATTGCCTGGTGGGTGACGTACTACCAGAGTCCTCCTGTGTCTTTGTGACCGATGTATCGGCATAAAATGTCCGCTTTTGGATTCGCTGAATCATGCGGCGCCCGTAAAAGTCCTTATAATCAGCAGGGAGTTCGTCCAGAATGTGCAGTGCCCTCTCAAGAACCTGAAGGGCTCGAGTTGCAGCCGCTGGGTCTTTATTGCCATATGGATCCTTTTTGTCATAGCTGTCAGCAGGTAGATGGCGCCAGAACACATTAACACCCACACCAAACAGCAGCGCCGTGGTATTATGAAACCACAAGGCTGAGGGAAACAGGCAAAATGGATTAAGTGAGGTCTTACATTTATGATTTGTTAGGTGACCTTGGTTTGAGGTGCATGAAAAGAAATGCAGCATTTAGATGACTAAGTGATTGCCGAAGAGCTCGGTGAATGACAACTCTCCTTACCAGGGATAAAGAGCACATCTCCAGGTTCCAGCACACACTCGTACCGCTTAGCCTTCACAAACTCGGGAAACCGCTTCAAATCTGGCACGTCAATGTCCAGAACCTCAGATTTATCACCTAGAGGgtcaaagtgaaatgaaagatCTCAAACAAtcacaattctttttttaaaaaaaacttgattaaaaaaagatttagtttcatttattttcatctgtcacttttaaacaaatgttgttaGTTCACCTAGATGATCAGTGGGTGGGCAAAAGTCCAGTGCGTGTAATTGAAGAGCACCAGCAGCCGTTAAAACATGGTGACATTTCATTGCTACTTCCATCTGTTATTGTAGTCATATTTTCTAAGACTGAAGGAATATTGGAGTTTCAAGAGTCCCCACATGTGATGCTAAAGGGAGTGACATTTCT
This genomic interval from Solea solea chromosome 2, fSolSol10.1, whole genome shotgun sequence contains the following:
- the lrrfip1a gene encoding titin isoform X10, which translates into the protein MGTQGTGRKRSTKKDKSTAEDDALNLIAREAEARLAAKRAARAEAREIRMKELERQQKEIFQVQKKYYGLNTKLDDRVDNRWGDIEQWMEDSERYSRSSQIHMLSDDDERMSVGSRGSVRSDLDAVGAYGGGGASHKKSKKKKKHKHKDKDRNGYDDNYSVISSRSSRLSDESRVSRSSRLDLTSSLLTDDSRASRASRSDLQPTSFTSSDLYNGLSTSRNHGSTYNGYQNYEDSLCSGSRRLTGSSSHPLEYTSYRSSGSRASSRASSARASPVDNCSSVASFLRSTASSSGLTRDLDDVTIPDFPDVEDRDYLEKGSRTASSLTAATLTSLGGTSSRRGSGETALAVDAETSIREIKDRLTEMEEKYRKAMVSNAQLDNEKNNLMYQVDTLKDSLMELEELLSESRRQYEEKVKEFDREKHTHGVLQFQFNEMKETLKQSEELLNKHGIVLGPDLNINGDNGEAEVDGPPSGDSACQPAQDSQISPTEGNSVLGNTEETLLRSCGDEEVDPEQHQEIQKEGAKENQSNSDTLFNVDVSTMEASREEKPTEEQTRSPTVEDSSDESGHNKDLNNDHPITEAKSKVIYIPEIKDIVKSAEENIVDGETPEGGKLETRKPDLVETETKSSGVDTNDDNFGQTCNEQEDKPEDANESTMTNTESCPRQTVVKDSLMDSLLHETISAESNTAPHESENAEEAEDDEADVPSKSQGATAAGKKKKRKRRGKKKVNIQRDGTDKEIDKTQVLKSAEGDNGSTPDPNADSVMENVKESKIEQVENEQDEQKTDEVGAAKAVESNETLCLTDSFKDLRKDHVTRGHDEDQTEAVKEIIVAQCDMVSCMETHKELITEPTKDEQDEEQSLETYKTGKVECITTPPEAPVSTSDRTNTSNRTERTGVLDEKCTDSVDNAVMVSNSDSESIDLAENTASSVDGIIPESTANEQEYSPENKGKETPGAESHGPGNSDVAADLSESTNDPERQHFPPVLPPNADDLTDHLEVGPLSEPLSDPKTLSDDTPILVLDKDPEEATETIKNEEQYGIESEQEDFSSTVDSVSHNSDNSELKPDETQKEELNRDLREPEDAAVSDSSFHDEKGVSCDSASLTKNPDAFDTEKCLLKTEGQNENAVAVDSQILDGKEQAADNPDAFDTENSLLQTEGQDVSVDAGDSQILEGEEQGAENPDVFDTEKSLLQTEGQDVSVDAGDSQILEGEEQGAKNPDVFDTEKSLLQTEGQDVSVDAGDSQILEGEEQGADNPDVFDTEKSLSQTEGQNENAVAVDSQILDGKEQAADNPDAFDTENSLLKIESQDVSVDAGDGQILEGEEQEADNPDVFDTEKSLLQTEGQNENAVAVDSQILDGKEQAADNPDAFDTEKSLLKIEGQDVSVDAGDSQILEGEEQAADNPDAFDTEKSLLKIEGQDVSVDAGDSQILEGEEQGAKNPDVFDTEKSLLQTEGQDVSVDAGESQILEGEEQVAKNPDTFDTEKSLLEAEGQNVSVEAGDNQILEGEEQGAENPAAFDNEKSPLKTEGQDEKNGQVSEGDEKADESNSVSAVETDEINSTDVLSTPDTPEEAAELGSCLEQNPSTGDKGVAEDPNYKMGPNDQESETGLCPVTEQLHEFSKDECKDDSSQPIQQGNEDEDEEGQSFDFDDIDIEAAVEKSISENQEEDMVEEGVEAMSDGSSNGCPELCQSKSKTNESTKSEETGGNNEKSKVDECNQVYSLNTESDTTPQDTQNSLTHEGATSDGDRHMIKEETVLNVGKLDIVENINQATSLPVEEGVDAIKHEMQGDDVVLPKSADQVVSKKDPQHSGKDMKKNSKKGKGKSKEDCKMS
- the lrrfip1a gene encoding titin isoform X4, whose amino-acid sequence is MGTQGTGRKRSTKKDKSTAEDDALNLIAREAEARLAAKRAARAEAREIRMKELERQQKEIFQVQKKYYGLNTKLDDRVDNRWGDIEQWMEDSERYSRSSQIHMLSDDDERMSVGSRGSVRSDLDAVGAYGGGGASHKKSKKKKKHKHKDKDRNGYDDNYSVISSRSSLLTDDSRASRASRSDLQPTSFTSSDLYNGLSTSRNHGSTYNGYQNYEDSLCSGSRRLTGSSSHPLEYTSYRSSGSRASSRASSARASPVDNCSSVASFLRSTASSSGLTRDLDDVTIPDFPDVEDRDYLEKGSRTASSLTAATLTSLGGTSSRRGSGETALAVDAETSIREIKEIHELKDQIQDVETKYTQNLKEAKDRLTEMEEKYRKAMVSNAQLDNEKNNLMYQVDTLKDSLMELEELLSESRRQYEEKVKEFDREKHTHGVLQFQFNEMKETLKQSEELLNEIHQLRMKQEGFVREISDLQETVEWKDKKIGALERQKEYSDAIRTERDELREEVVTLKDILKKHGIVLGPDLNINGDNGEAEVDGPPSGDSACQPAQDSQISPTEGNSVLGNTEETLLRSCGDEEVDPEQHQEIQKEGAKENQSNSDTLFNVDVSTMEASREEKPTEEQTRSPTVEDSSDESGHNKDLNNDHPITEAKSKVIYIPEIKDIVKSAEENIVDGETPEGGKLETRKPDLVETETKSSGVDTNDDNFGQTCNEQEDKPEDANESTMTNTESCPRQTVVKDSLMDSLLHETISAESNTAPHESENAEEAEDDEADVPSKSQGATAAGKKKKRKRRGKKKVNIQRDGTDKEIDKTQVLKSAEGDNGSTPDPNADSVMENVKESKIEQVENEQDEQKTDEVGAAKAVESNETLCLTDSFKDLRKDHVTRGHDEDQTEAVKEIIVAQCDMVSCMETHKELITEPTKDEQDEEQSLETYKTGKVECITTPPEAPVSTSDRTNTSNRTERTGVLDEKCTDSVDNAVMVSNSDSESIDLAENTASSVDGIIPESTANEQEYSPENKGKETPGAESHGPGNSDVAADLSESTNDPERQHFPPVLPPNADDLTDHLEVGPLSEPLSDPKTLSDDTPILVLDKDPEEATETIKNEEQYGIESEQEDFSSTVDSVSHNSDNSELKPDETQKEELNRDLREPEDAAVSDSSFHDEKGVSCDSASLTKNPDAFDTEKCLLKTEGQNENAVAVDSQILDGKEQAADNPDAFDTENSLLQTEGQDVSVDAGDSQILEGEEQGAENPDVFDTEKSLLQTEGQDVSVDAGDSQILEGEEQGAKNPDVFDTEKSLLQTEGQDVSVDAGDSQILEGEEQGADNPDVFDTEKSLSQTEGQNENAVAVDSQILDGKEQAADNPDAFDTENSLLKIESQDVSVDAGDGQILEGEEQEADNPDVFDTEKSLLQTEGQNENAVAVDSQILDGKEQAADNPDAFDTEKSLLKIEGQDVSVDAGDSQILEGEEQAADNPDAFDTEKSLLKIEGQDVSVDAGDSQILEGEEQGAKNPDVFDTEKSLLQTEGQDVSVDAGESQILEGEEQVAKNPDTFDTEKSLLEAEGQNVSVEAGDNQILEGEEQGAENPAAFDNEKSPLKTEGQDEKNGQVSEGDEKADESNSVSAVETDEINSTDVLSTPDTPEEAAELGSCLEQNPSTGDKGVAEDPNYKMGPNDQESETGLCPVTEQLHEFSKDECKDDSSQPIQQGNEDEDEEGQSFDFDDIDIEAAVEKSISENQEEDMVEEGVEAMSDGSSNGCPELCQSKSKTNESTKSEETGGNNEKSKVDECNQVYSLNTESDTTPQDTQNSLTHEGATSDGDRHMIKEETVLNVGKLDIVENINQATSLPVEEGVDAIKHEMQGDDVVLPKSADQVVSKKDPQHSGKDMKKNSKKGKGKSKEDCKMS